The Saccharopolyspora gloriosae genome has a segment encoding these proteins:
- a CDS encoding helix-turn-helix transcriptional regulator: protein MPTGRQTVERRQLGLTLRRLRREAGLSQQEAARAINRHYTRISHLESAKASLSIDELGLLLDRYGVSEADRETVLALGVVARKRQRGQGYTDQLPKSFDRLADLQADAAAIGFYDTGIVPGLAQSQDYVVALMRAGDGIWWESSEAEIERRIEFRLQQQRRVLDAEEPKQIDFVLTESALEETVGSSAIMRGQLLHLLQLGERPSVSVRVLSRATTSKFLLGGGLVTLDFAGNAPRIACTGSHGPCTYHDQEVETAAMFRAWESVRELALEPEPARALLIEKLKDLK from the coding sequence GTGCCCACAGGCCGCCAAACCGTCGAGCGCCGCCAGCTGGGGCTCACACTTCGCCGGCTCCGGCGTGAAGCAGGGCTGTCCCAGCAAGAGGCGGCTCGCGCGATCAACCGGCACTACACCCGCATCAGCCACCTCGAATCGGCGAAGGCCTCGCTGAGCATCGACGAGCTCGGGCTGCTGCTCGATCGCTACGGGGTGTCCGAGGCGGACCGGGAAACCGTGCTCGCGCTGGGTGTGGTGGCCCGGAAGCGGCAGCGCGGCCAGGGCTACACCGATCAGCTGCCCAAGTCGTTCGATCGGTTGGCGGACCTGCAAGCCGATGCCGCCGCGATCGGTTTCTACGACACCGGAATCGTTCCGGGGCTCGCGCAGTCGCAGGATTACGTCGTCGCGCTGATGCGCGCAGGGGACGGGATCTGGTGGGAGTCGTCCGAAGCGGAGATCGAGCGCAGGATCGAGTTCCGGCTTCAGCAGCAGCGGCGAGTGTTGGATGCCGAGGAGCCGAAGCAGATCGACTTCGTGCTGACCGAATCGGCTCTGGAGGAAACGGTCGGGAGTTCGGCGATCATGCGTGGCCAGCTCCTCCACCTGCTCCAGCTAGGTGAACGTCCGTCGGTGAGCGTTCGGGTTCTGAGTCGGGCGACTACCTCCAAATTCCTTCTCGGAGGCGGTCTCGTCACGTTGGACTTCGCCGGGAATGCGCCGCGCATCGCTTGCACCGGTTCCCACGGCCCCTGTACTTACCACGATCAAGAGGTGGAAACTGCCGCCATGTTCCGGGCATGGGAGAGCGTTCGAGAGCTTGCCCTTGAGCCGGAGCCGGCTCGTGCCTTGCTCATCGAGAAGCTGAAGGATCTGAAGTGA
- a CDS encoding DUF397 domain-containing protein, translating to MRYDTGWFKSSRSSASSNVCVEVRLTERAVSVRDSKDPQGGELSVGHSAWAAFLAALS from the coding sequence ATGCGCTACGACACCGGATGGTTCAAGAGCAGTCGCAGCTCCGCCTCGTCCAACGTCTGCGTCGAGGTGCGGCTGACAGAGCGGGCGGTCTCGGTGCGGGATTCAAAAGACCCGCAGGGCGGCGAGTTATCGGTGGGGCACAGCGCATGGGCCGCGTTCCTTGCGGCGTTGAGTTGA
- a CDS encoding metallophosphoesterase: protein MRLLLLADTHLPKRAKALPEQVWREVAEADVVFHAGDWVEPPLLDELESRSARLIGVWGNNDGEELRSRLPEIARVELDGVRFAMIHETGAAQGRERRCDKDFPDADVLVFGHSHIPWDTVTPNGLRLLNPGSPTDRRRQPHCTYQTAELSDGTLTNVELHRLPPRSH, encoded by the coding sequence ATGCGCCTGCTGCTGCTCGCCGACACGCACCTGCCCAAGCGCGCCAAGGCGCTGCCCGAGCAGGTGTGGCGAGAGGTCGCGGAAGCGGATGTCGTGTTTCACGCCGGAGATTGGGTGGAGCCGCCGCTGCTGGACGAACTCGAATCCCGCAGCGCGCGGCTCATCGGCGTGTGGGGCAACAACGACGGCGAGGAGCTGCGCAGCCGGTTGCCGGAGATCGCACGGGTCGAGCTCGACGGCGTCCGCTTCGCGATGATCCACGAAACGGGCGCCGCCCAAGGCCGCGAACGCCGCTGCGACAAGGACTTCCCCGACGCGGACGTCCTGGTCTTCGGCCACAGCCACATCCCGTGGGACACGGTCACGCCGAACGGGCTGCGCCTGCTCAACCCCGGCTCCCCCACCGATCGCAGACGCCAACCGCACTGCACCTACCAAACAGCGGAACTCTCCGACGGAACGCTGACGAACGTCGAACTCCACCGCCTGCCACCACGGAGCCACTGA
- a CDS encoding mycothione reductase: MPHFDLVIIGSGSGNSILDERFDGWNVAIVEKGVGSTGNYGGTCLNVGCIPTKMFVHTADTAASPGVGTKLGVDLELRDVRWRDIRDRIFARIDAISDGGRRYRAEGSKNVTLFQGEARFTGVKELTVATDSGPETITADQFVVAAGGRPTTPDIPGINAVDFHTSDSVMRLDELPDRMIILGSGFVGAEFAHVFSALGVEVTLVARSGALLRNEDADVSQRFTELAQARWDIRLNRKQTGVERDGDVVRLHLEGPDGAETVEAEQLLIAVGREPNSDLIDAVAGGLKLREDGKIEVDAEQRTSVDGVWALGDISSDHELKHVANHEQRVVQHNLLHPDELIDSDHTYVPHAVFSSPQVAAVGLTEQQAKDQGVEYVTKIQNYGDIAYGWAMEDTTGFLKLLADPADGTILGAHIIGPQAPTLLQPLIQAMQFGLDARTMARGQYWIHPAMPELLENALLGLELHPE, encoded by the coding sequence ATGCCTCACTTCGACCTGGTCATCATCGGCAGCGGTTCCGGCAACTCGATCCTCGACGAGCGGTTCGACGGCTGGAACGTCGCCATCGTGGAGAAGGGCGTCGGCAGCACCGGGAACTACGGCGGCACCTGCCTGAACGTGGGCTGCATCCCGACGAAGATGTTCGTGCACACCGCGGACACGGCCGCGAGCCCCGGCGTCGGCACCAAGCTCGGCGTCGACCTGGAACTGCGCGACGTGCGCTGGCGCGACATCCGGGACCGCATCTTCGCCCGCATCGACGCCATCTCCGACGGAGGCCGCCGCTACCGCGCCGAAGGCAGCAAGAACGTCACTCTGTTCCAGGGCGAGGCCCGCTTCACCGGTGTGAAGGAACTGACCGTGGCCACCGACTCCGGCCCGGAGACGATCACCGCCGACCAGTTCGTCGTCGCCGCCGGCGGCCGCCCGACCACTCCTGACATCCCCGGCATCAACGCGGTCGACTTCCACACCAGCGACAGCGTGATGCGCCTGGACGAGCTGCCCGACCGCATGATCATCCTCGGCAGCGGGTTCGTCGGCGCCGAGTTCGCGCACGTGTTCTCCGCGCTGGGCGTCGAGGTCACCCTCGTCGCACGTTCCGGTGCGTTGCTGCGCAACGAGGACGCCGACGTGTCGCAGCGGTTCACCGAGCTCGCCCAGGCCCGCTGGGACATCCGCTTGAACCGCAAGCAGACCGGCGTCGAGCGCGACGGCGACGTGGTCCGGCTGCACCTGGAAGGCCCCGACGGCGCCGAAACCGTTGAGGCGGAGCAACTGCTCATCGCCGTCGGCCGCGAACCGAACTCGGACCTGATCGACGCCGTCGCGGGCGGCCTCAAGCTCCGCGAGGACGGCAAGATCGAGGTCGACGCCGAGCAGCGCACCTCCGTCGACGGGGTGTGGGCGCTGGGCGACATCAGCTCCGACCACGAACTCAAGCACGTCGCGAACCACGAGCAGCGCGTCGTGCAGCACAACCTGCTGCACCCCGACGAGCTCATCGACTCCGACCACACCTACGTGCCGCACGCCGTGTTCTCCTCCCCGCAGGTCGCCGCCGTCGGCCTCACCGAGCAGCAGGCGAAGGACCAGGGCGTCGAGTACGTCACGAAGATCCAGAACTACGGCGACATCGCCTACGGCTGGGCGATGGAGGACACCACCGGTTTCCTGAAGCTGCTCGCCGATCCCGCCGACGGCACCATCCTCGGCGCGCACATCATCGGCCCGCAGGCGCCGACGCTGCTGCAGCCGCTGATCCAGGCCATGCAGTTCGGGCTGGACGCGCGCACGATGGCCCGCGGCCAGTACTGGATCCACCCGGCCATGCCGGAACTGCTGGAGAACGCCCTGCTCGGCCTGGAACTGCACCCGGAATGA
- a CDS encoding biotin carboxylase N-terminal domain-containing protein, producing the protein MFSRVAIVNRGEAAMRLIHAVRDLSAETGVRMETVALYTDADRSATFVREADVAYSLGPASARPYLDHAVLERALIESGADAAWVGWGFVAEDPAFAELCEKIGVTFIGPSADAMRRLGDKIGAKLLAEEVGVPVAPWSRGEVANAEEALAAGERIGYPLMLKATAGGGGRGIRKVTSAEDLADAYERTSQEALRSFGSGIVFLERLVTGARHVEVQVIADGQGTAVALGVRDCSVQRRNQKIIEESASPVLSPEQTAELKASAERLALAVEYRGAGTVEFLYHPGERLFAFLEVNTRLQVEHPITESTTGTDLVKLQLHVASGGKLEGPWPVENGHAVEARLNAEDPDRDFAPAPGRIARLALPAGPGIRVDTGVSEGDSIPADFDSMIAKIIAFGRDRDEALARLRRAMAETTVIIEGGATNKSFVLDLLDQPEVIDGSADTGWIDRVREQGRLVSHRHSAIALVAAAIEAYQDEETVARQRLLSTAFGGRPQVRHESGRPLELKLRGVGYQVSVARVGQKRFRVGVSGGGEVQPADVDLDRFDAHSGQITVNGNRFRLVTGTHGPIHLVEVDGVAHRVSRDEGGVVRSPAPALVVATPLAVGDEVEAGAPILVLESMKMETVLRASFRARVRELPVSMGSQVETGAPLMRLEPLADDDEQEQDTGAAVEIDLPDEPSTVSPQRRVERGLHDLRSLLLGFDVDPHDQQRVLSGYLAARAELGEPADALPGEVELLSVFADLSELSRNKGDLDDETGPVHSPREYFHSYLQSLDVERAGVTAGFENRLRRVLSHYGVTELERTPELEEAVFRIFLAQQRASSDVAIVSALLRQWINEAPPGKDLHEHAGLTLEHVVKATQVRFPSVSDLARGVVFRWFAQPLLRRNRAEVYAGVRAELRHLDANPDAADRADRIATMVASSEPLVRLLGQRMGRDGRDHAPLLEVLTRRYYGNRALTGVTAREAAGCRFVTAEHTSGADVTRLVTTAVDFGALPDAVRAVGELTDGRHDVVADLYVKWEDQPDADALAARLGEVIAAQPLPDGVTRITTTVAGGGGAVMHHHFTFRRDENGFSEDRLIRGLHPLIAQRMQLERLREFDLTRLPSADEEVYLFKCVARENPSDERLVAMAQVRDLTPLRDNDGRLVALPAVEDMLAGCLDAIRTVQAQRPAKKRFDTNRILMYVWPPTELTADELNTLTRRILPTTAGAGMEEVTFLARQRKENGELTDMAVRIALGEGDGAKLHIEEPATEPLRPLDDYRQKVLRAARRGNVYPYELTGMLAGDEGDFVEHDLDDNGALVPVDRPRGQNSAALVAGVVSTPTERHPEGVRRVVLLGDPTKALGALSEPECARVIAALDLAERLRLPLEWFALSAGARISMSSGTENMDWVAAALKRIVEFTQDGGEINIVVAGITVGAQPYWNAEATMLMHTKGILVMTPDSTMVLTGKQSLDFSGGVSAEDNFGIGGYDRVMGPNGQAQYWAPNLPAARDVLMSHYDHTYVVPGEIAPRAAETSDPVHRDVSPFPHEIAGSDFRTVGEIFSSEHNPDRKKPFDIRTVMRALSDQDHPVLERWAGMADADTAAVQDVHLGGRPVCLLGIESRSVQRRGFPPTDGPDTYTAGTLFPRSSKKAARAINSASGNRPLVVLANLSGFDGSPESMRKLQLEYGAEIGRAIVNFDGPIVFCVISRYHGGAFVVFSKALNPNMTVLALEGSYASVLGGAPAAAVVFSGEVGKRTANDPRVTELQALVGESTGVERARLNAQLAEVQASVRAEKLGEVAAEFDRVHSIQRAVDVGSVDAIISAADLRPRIIEAIEHGLKH; encoded by the coding sequence GTGTTCAGTCGTGTCGCCATCGTCAACCGTGGAGAGGCCGCGATGCGGCTCATCCACGCCGTTCGGGATCTCTCCGCGGAAACCGGGGTCCGGATGGAGACAGTCGCGCTCTACACCGACGCGGACCGGTCCGCCACGTTCGTGCGGGAGGCCGACGTCGCCTACTCGCTCGGCCCGGCATCGGCCCGGCCGTACCTGGACCACGCCGTCCTGGAACGCGCGCTGATCGAGAGCGGTGCGGACGCCGCCTGGGTCGGCTGGGGCTTCGTCGCCGAGGACCCGGCGTTCGCGGAGCTCTGCGAGAAGATCGGCGTCACCTTCATCGGCCCGAGCGCCGACGCGATGCGCAGGCTCGGCGACAAGATCGGCGCGAAGCTGCTCGCCGAAGAGGTCGGTGTCCCGGTCGCGCCGTGGAGCCGCGGTGAGGTCGCCAACGCCGAGGAGGCGCTGGCGGCGGGCGAGCGGATCGGCTACCCGCTGATGCTCAAGGCCACCGCGGGCGGCGGCGGGCGCGGCATCCGCAAGGTCACCTCCGCCGAGGACCTCGCCGACGCCTACGAGCGCACCAGCCAGGAGGCGCTGCGTTCCTTCGGTTCCGGCATCGTGTTCCTGGAGCGCCTGGTCACCGGCGCCCGGCACGTCGAGGTGCAGGTCATCGCCGACGGGCAGGGCACGGCCGTGGCGCTCGGCGTCCGCGACTGCTCGGTGCAGCGGCGCAACCAGAAGATCATCGAGGAGTCCGCGTCGCCCGTCCTGTCGCCGGAGCAGACCGCGGAGCTCAAGGCCTCCGCCGAGCGCCTGGCGCTGGCCGTCGAGTACCGCGGCGCGGGCACCGTCGAGTTCCTCTACCACCCCGGTGAGCGGCTGTTCGCCTTCCTCGAGGTCAACACCCGCCTCCAGGTCGAGCACCCGATCACCGAGAGCACGACCGGCACCGACCTGGTCAAGCTGCAGCTGCACGTCGCCTCCGGCGGCAAGCTCGAAGGCCCGTGGCCGGTGGAGAACGGGCACGCCGTCGAGGCGCGGCTCAACGCCGAGGACCCGGACCGCGACTTCGCCCCCGCTCCCGGCCGCATCGCCCGGCTCGCGCTGCCCGCGGGACCCGGAATCCGGGTGGACACCGGGGTTTCCGAGGGCGACAGCATCCCGGCGGACTTCGACTCGATGATCGCGAAGATCATCGCCTTCGGCCGCGACCGCGATGAGGCGTTGGCCCGGCTGCGCCGCGCGATGGCCGAGACCACCGTGATCATCGAGGGCGGCGCGACGAACAAGAGCTTCGTGCTCGACCTGCTCGACCAGCCCGAGGTGATCGACGGCAGTGCGGACACCGGCTGGATCGACCGGGTCCGCGAGCAGGGCCGCCTGGTCAGCCACCGGCATTCGGCGATCGCCCTGGTCGCGGCCGCCATCGAGGCCTACCAGGACGAGGAGACCGTTGCGCGGCAACGGTTGTTGTCCACCGCGTTCGGCGGCCGCCCGCAGGTGCGCCACGAGAGCGGCCGCCCGCTGGAGCTCAAGCTCCGCGGCGTGGGCTACCAGGTGAGCGTCGCGCGAGTCGGCCAGAAGCGGTTCCGCGTCGGCGTCTCCGGCGGCGGCGAGGTGCAGCCCGCCGACGTCGATCTCGACCGCTTCGACGCGCACAGCGGCCAGATCACCGTCAACGGCAACAGGTTCCGCCTGGTCACCGGCACGCACGGACCGATCCACCTGGTGGAGGTCGACGGCGTAGCGCACCGCGTCAGCCGCGACGAGGGCGGCGTCGTGCGCTCCCCCGCGCCCGCGCTGGTGGTCGCCACTCCGCTGGCGGTCGGCGACGAGGTCGAGGCCGGGGCACCGATCCTGGTGCTGGAGAGCATGAAGATGGAAACGGTGCTGCGCGCATCGTTCCGCGCCCGCGTGCGCGAGCTGCCGGTGTCGATGGGCAGCCAGGTCGAGACCGGTGCGCCGCTGATGCGCCTGGAGCCGCTGGCCGACGACGACGAGCAGGAGCAGGACACCGGCGCCGCCGTCGAGATCGACCTGCCCGACGAACCGAGCACCGTCTCCCCGCAGCGCCGCGTCGAGCGCGGCCTGCACGACCTGCGCAGCCTGCTGCTCGGCTTCGACGTCGACCCCCACGACCAGCAGCGCGTGCTCAGCGGCTACCTCGCGGCCCGCGCGGAACTGGGCGAGCCGGCCGACGCGCTGCCCGGCGAGGTCGAGCTGCTGAGCGTGTTCGCCGACCTCTCCGAGCTGAGCCGCAACAAGGGCGACCTCGACGACGAGACCGGCCCGGTGCACAGCCCCCGCGAGTACTTCCACAGCTACTTGCAGAGCCTCGACGTGGAGCGGGCCGGGGTGACCGCCGGCTTCGAGAACCGGCTGCGTCGCGTCCTGTCGCACTACGGCGTCACCGAGCTGGAGCGGACCCCGGAACTGGAGGAGGCCGTCTTCCGGATCTTCCTCGCCCAGCAGCGCGCGTCCTCGGACGTCGCGATCGTTTCGGCGCTGCTGCGGCAGTGGATCAACGAAGCGCCGCCGGGCAAGGATCTGCACGAGCACGCGGGCCTGACGTTGGAGCACGTCGTCAAGGCCACCCAGGTGCGTTTCCCCTCGGTGTCCGACCTCGCCCGCGGCGTGGTGTTCCGCTGGTTCGCGCAGCCGCTGCTGCGCCGCAACCGCGCCGAGGTCTACGCGGGCGTGCGCGCCGAGCTGCGCCACTTGGACGCGAACCCGGACGCCGCCGACCGCGCCGACCGGATCGCCACGATGGTCGCCAGTTCCGAGCCGCTGGTCCGGTTGCTCGGCCAGCGCATGGGCCGCGACGGCCGCGACCACGCACCGCTGCTGGAGGTGCTGACCAGGCGCTACTACGGCAACCGCGCGCTCACCGGCGTCACCGCTCGGGAGGCGGCGGGCTGCCGCTTCGTCACCGCCGAGCACACCTCGGGCGCGGACGTGACGCGGCTGGTCACCACCGCCGTCGACTTCGGCGCCCTGCCCGACGCGGTGCGCGCCGTCGGGGAGCTCACCGACGGGCGGCACGACGTGGTGGCCGACCTCTACGTGAAGTGGGAGGACCAGCCGGACGCGGACGCGCTGGCCGCCCGCCTCGGCGAGGTCATCGCCGCGCAGCCGCTGCCGGACGGCGTCACCCGGATCACCACGACCGTCGCCGGTGGCGGCGGCGCCGTGATGCACCACCACTTCACCTTCCGCCGCGACGAGAACGGTTTCAGCGAGGACCGGCTCATCCGCGGCCTGCACCCGCTGATCGCACAGCGGATGCAGCTGGAGCGGCTGCGCGAGTTCGACCTCACCCGGCTGCCCTCGGCGGACGAGGAGGTCTACCTGTTCAAGTGCGTCGCGCGGGAGAACCCGTCCGATGAGCGGCTGGTCGCGATGGCCCAGGTCCGGGACCTGACGCCGTTGCGCGACAACGATGGCCGGCTGGTGGCGCTGCCCGCCGTCGAGGACATGCTCGCCGGGTGCCTGGACGCGATCCGCACCGTGCAGGCGCAGCGACCGGCGAAGAAGCGCTTCGACACCAACCGCATCCTGATGTACGTGTGGCCGCCGACGGAGCTGACCGCCGACGAGCTCAACACGCTCACCCGCCGCATCCTGCCGACCACCGCGGGCGCCGGGATGGAGGAGGTCACGTTCCTGGCGCGGCAGCGCAAGGAGAACGGCGAGCTCACCGACATGGCAGTGCGGATCGCGCTCGGCGAGGGCGACGGCGCGAAGCTGCACATCGAGGAACCCGCCACGGAGCCGCTGCGGCCGCTGGACGACTACCGCCAGAAGGTGCTGCGGGCGGCACGGCGCGGCAACGTCTACCCGTACGAGCTCACCGGAATGCTCGCGGGCGACGAGGGCGACTTCGTCGAGCACGACCTGGACGACAACGGCGCGCTGGTGCCGGTCGACCGGCCGCGCGGGCAGAATTCGGCGGCGCTCGTCGCGGGCGTCGTTTCGACACCGACCGAGCGGCACCCGGAAGGGGTTCGCCGCGTGGTCCTGCTCGGCGACCCGACGAAGGCGCTGGGCGCGTTGTCGGAACCCGAGTGCGCGCGGGTCATCGCCGCGCTCGACCTCGCCGAGCGGCTGCGGCTGCCGCTGGAGTGGTTCGCGCTGTCGGCGGGCGCCCGGATCTCGATGTCCTCCGGCACGGAGAACATGGACTGGGTGGCGGCCGCGCTCAAGCGGATCGTGGAGTTCACCCAGGACGGCGGCGAGATCAACATCGTGGTCGCGGGCATCACCGTCGGCGCCCAGCCGTATTGGAACGCCGAGGCCACGATGCTCATGCACACCAAGGGAATCCTGGTGATGACGCCGGATTCGACGATGGTGCTCACCGGCAAGCAGTCCCTGGACTTCTCCGGCGGTGTCTCAGCGGAGGACAACTTCGGCATCGGCGGCTACGACCGCGTGATGGGGCCGAACGGGCAGGCGCAGTACTGGGCGCCGAACCTCCCGGCCGCCCGCGACGTGCTGATGTCGCACTACGACCACACTTACGTCGTGCCGGGCGAGATCGCGCCGCGCGCCGCCGAGACCTCGGACCCGGTGCACCGCGACGTGTCCCCGTTCCCGCACGAGATCGCGGGCAGCGATTTCCGCACGGTCGGCGAGATCTTCTCGTCCGAGCACAACCCGGACCGCAAGAAGCCGTTCGACATCCGCACCGTGATGCGCGCCCTGTCCGACCAGGACCACCCGGTGCTGGAGCGCTGGGCGGGCATGGCGGACGCCGACACCGCCGCCGTGCAGGACGTGCACCTCGGCGGCAGGCCGGTGTGCCTGCTGGGCATCGAGTCCCGTTCGGTGCAGCGGCGCGGTTTTCCCCCCACCGACGGCCCCGACACCTACACCGCGGGCACGCTGTTCCCGCGGTCGTCGAAGAAGGCCGCCCGCGCCATCAACTCGGCGTCCGGCAACCGGCCGCTGGTGGTGCTGGCGAACCTGTCCGGTTTCGACGGTTCACCGGAGTCGATGCGCAAGCTCCAGCTGGAGTACGGCGCCGAGATCGGCCGCGCCATCGTGAACTTCGACGGCCCGATCGTGTTCTGCGTGATCTCGCGGTACCACGGCGGCGCGTTCGTGGTGTTCTCGAAGGCGTTGAACCCGAACATGACGGTGCTGGCGCTGGAAGGTTCGTACGCTTCGGTGCTCGGCGGCGCCCCCGCGGCGGCGGTGGTGTTCTCCGGCGAGGTCGGCAAGCGCACGGCGAACGACCCTCGGGTCACCGAACTCCAAGCCCTCGTCGGCGAGTCCACCGGCGTCGAGCGCGCCCGGCTGAACGCGCAGCTGGCCGAGGTCCAGGCGTCGGTCCGCGCGGAGAAGCTCGGCGAGGTCGCGGCCGAGTTCGACCGGGTGCACAGCATTCAGCGCGCGGTCGACGTCGGTTCGGTGGACGCGATCATCAGCGCTGCGGACCTGCGGCCCCGCATCATCGAGGCCATCGAGCACGGCCTCAAGCACTGA
- a CDS encoding sensor histidine kinase: MNSARWSTWPTRHPYLADAVLAGFVTYVALLGIAPSDVLNSGDPGPVAYTAAVLGAAPLVLRRRYPVLVLVVVAVSLAVFYGSGCKTSLGLLGPLAAIYTVAVRHPLQRSVPISAGVILLISSGVVHGVADFRWAAASFAGILFGVTQAVIAVTLGYAIRVRGEQAERLRHERDLEAERAVTEERMRIAHELHDVVAHHLSVVSVQASLARYVLDSDLETAREALNTISATTTGSLDELGRLLRVLRPSLDEKPHAGTRFLPQPGLDELPVLLERVRSSGVPVELSVEGEPRALSPGAELCAYRVVQEALTNVLKHAPSATAEVVVRHDADAVTVLVRNEGAPAPKAGRPSGHGLIGMCERAKMYGGTVEAGRRPEGGFQVALRIPRGD, encoded by the coding sequence GTGAACTCAGCGCGCTGGAGCACGTGGCCGACGAGGCACCCGTACCTTGCCGACGCGGTGCTGGCGGGCTTCGTCACCTACGTCGCGCTGCTGGGCATCGCGCCGTCCGACGTGCTCAACAGCGGCGACCCGGGGCCGGTCGCCTACACCGCGGCCGTGCTCGGTGCGGCGCCGCTGGTGCTGCGCAGGCGTTATCCGGTGCTGGTGCTGGTGGTCGTAGCGGTCTCGCTGGCCGTGTTCTACGGATCCGGCTGCAAGACCTCCCTCGGGCTGCTCGGGCCGTTGGCCGCGATCTACACCGTGGCGGTGCGCCACCCGCTGCAGCGGTCCGTGCCCATCTCCGCCGGCGTAATCCTGCTGATCAGCAGCGGAGTCGTCCACGGCGTCGCCGACTTCAGGTGGGCCGCGGCCTCGTTCGCCGGAATCCTGTTCGGCGTGACGCAAGCCGTCATCGCGGTCACCTTGGGCTACGCGATCCGGGTGCGCGGCGAACAGGCCGAACGGCTGCGCCACGAGCGGGATCTGGAGGCCGAGCGCGCCGTCACCGAGGAACGCATGCGCATCGCGCACGAACTGCACGACGTCGTCGCCCACCACCTGTCCGTCGTGTCCGTGCAGGCGAGCCTCGCGCGGTACGTGCTCGACTCCGACCTGGAAACGGCGCGCGAGGCGCTGAACACGATCTCCGCGACCACCACCGGTTCGCTCGACGAGCTCGGCAGGTTGCTGCGGGTGCTGCGGCCCAGCCTCGACGAGAAGCCGCACGCGGGCACCAGGTTCCTCCCGCAACCCGGGCTCGACGAGCTTCCGGTGCTGCTGGAACGGGTCCGCTCCTCCGGGGTGCCGGTGGAGCTGAGCGTCGAAGGCGAACCGCGCGCCCTGTCACCCGGCGCCGAATTGTGCGCCTACCGCGTCGTGCAGGAAGCCCTGACGAACGTGCTCAAGCACGCCCCCTCGGCCACCGCCGAAGTCGTGGTGCGCCACGACGCCGATGCGGTCACCGTGCTGGTCCGCAACGAAGGAGCACCGGCCCCGAAAGCCGGGCGACCTTCCGGGCACGGTTTGATCGGCATGTGCGAACGGGCGAAGATGTACGGCGGAACCGTCGAGGCGGGGCGTCGTCCGGAAGGTGGTTTCCAGGTCGCGCTGCGCATTCCCCGCGGGGACTGA
- a CDS encoding response regulator transcription factor gives MTGVLIVDDQDLLRAGFAALLRATPGIEVVGEAANGREAVALARELRPQVVLMDLRLPELDGVGATELILAEAEPPRPGILVLTVFDLDDYVYSALRAGASGFLLKDSPPETLITGVRTVADGGMLFGPTITRRLVETYMRVPPPNSGIPSQLSTLTQRELDVLRLIATGATNAEIAEHLVLSEGTVKTHVNRSMTKLGASSRAQAVVIAYESGLVVPRGRS, from the coding sequence ATGACCGGCGTCCTCATCGTCGACGACCAGGACCTGCTGCGGGCAGGGTTCGCCGCCCTGCTGCGCGCCACCCCCGGAATCGAGGTCGTCGGCGAGGCCGCGAACGGCCGCGAAGCCGTGGCGCTGGCACGGGAACTGCGACCCCAAGTGGTCCTGATGGACCTGCGGCTGCCGGAGCTGGACGGGGTGGGGGCCACCGAACTGATCCTCGCCGAAGCCGAGCCGCCGCGGCCGGGAATCCTGGTGCTGACCGTGTTCGACCTGGACGACTACGTGTATTCGGCGCTGCGAGCGGGCGCTTCCGGGTTCCTGCTCAAGGACAGTCCGCCGGAGACGCTGATCACCGGAGTGCGCACCGTCGCCGACGGCGGGATGCTGTTCGGTCCCACCATCACCCGGCGATTGGTGGAGACCTACATGCGGGTGCCGCCGCCGAACTCGGGGATCCCGTCGCAGCTGTCCACGCTCACCCAGCGGGAACTGGACGTGCTGCGGCTGATCGCGACCGGCGCCACCAACGCGGAGATCGCCGAACATCTCGTCCTCAGCGAAGGCACCGTGAAGACGCACGTGAACCGGTCGATGACGAAGCTCGGTGCGTCCAGCCGCGCGCAGGCCGTGGTGATCGCCTACGAATCCGGCCTGGTCGTTCCACGCGGCCGATCCTGA
- a CDS encoding response regulator transcription factor, whose protein sequence is MGIRVVLLEDEELVRGGIRLILEADPGIEVAAEAPDGSSVTELVAKHRPDVVLTDIQMPRVDGLEVTKRVAALPEPPAVLVLTTFDVDEYVHAALQAGASGFLLKDTPPRELAAAVHTVASGEAMLSPRITKRLLGAFAAGKGNSDARLKLDQLTAREREVAIAVAQGLSNAEIAGHLYMSASTVKVHIGRIMGKLGASNRTQVAIATHDAGLA, encoded by the coding sequence GTGGGCATCAGGGTGGTCCTGTTGGAGGACGAGGAACTGGTGCGCGGCGGCATCCGGCTCATCCTCGAAGCCGATCCGGGCATCGAGGTGGCAGCGGAGGCCCCGGACGGCTCGAGTGTGACCGAGCTGGTGGCCAAGCATCGGCCGGACGTGGTGCTCACCGACATCCAGATGCCCCGCGTCGACGGCCTGGAGGTGACCAAGCGGGTCGCCGCGCTGCCCGAGCCGCCCGCGGTGCTGGTGCTGACCACGTTCGACGTGGACGAGTACGTGCACGCCGCGTTGCAGGCCGGGGCTTCGGGTTTTCTGCTCAAGGACACGCCGCCGCGCGAGCTCGCCGCGGCCGTGCACACCGTGGCCTCCGGGGAGGCGATGCTCTCGCCGCGGATCACCAAGCGGCTGCTGGGCGCGTTCGCCGCGGGCAAGGGGAACTCCGACGCCCGCCTTAAGCTGGACCAGCTCACCGCGCGCGAGCGGGAGGTGGCGATCGCCGTGGCGCAGGGCCTCAGCAACGCGGAGATCGCCGGCCACCTCTACATGAGCGCGTCCACCGTGAAAGTCCACATCGGACGGATCATGGGCAAGCTCGGCGCGTCCAACCGCACCCAGGTCGCCATCGCCACCCACGACGCGGGCCTCGCCTGA